A single region of the Pararhodospirillum photometricum DSM 122 genome encodes:
- a CDS encoding FUSC family protein: MEPQAPPSGLLALLRREAQHFFTLARSDRPWHMPIAAAAATGFPLLTGAYFGHMDYGQASSLGGLIFLYLSNTPLASRMVTLMVCAFGMTACYTLGVISHFVPVLMMPVLAGMAILVLMISRFYGLGMPGGLFFIMAASIGAYSPLGILDVPLFVGLVSMGGLLACLIAFFYSLYDLRTRPPGPVPERPSPSFDFLVFDPVVIGLFVGVSLALAQLFQLHNAYWVPVSCLAVIQGVSLRAVWNRQVHRLVGTALGLALAWGLLMLPLDPWSLSLIMMGLTLIIETLVVRHYAFAVVFITPLTILLVEAAQLGRGGSPALLIEARLFDTVLGCLVGLVGGYCLHSPRFRAIGRQALRRLIPERLLP, encoded by the coding sequence ATGGAACCCCAAGCCCCTCCTTCCGGCCTTCTCGCCCTGCTGCGTCGGGAAGCCCAGCATTTCTTCACGCTGGCTCGCAGCGACCGGCCCTGGCACATGCCGATTGCCGCCGCCGCCGCCACCGGCTTTCCCCTCCTGACCGGCGCCTATTTCGGGCATATGGACTATGGGCAGGCGTCCTCGCTGGGCGGCTTAATCTTTCTGTATTTGAGCAACACGCCTCTGGCCTCGCGCATGGTCACGCTGATGGTGTGCGCTTTCGGCATGACCGCCTGCTACACCCTGGGGGTGATCAGTCACTTCGTGCCGGTGCTGATGATGCCGGTGCTGGCCGGCATGGCGATTTTGGTGTTGATGATCAGCCGTTTCTATGGCCTGGGCATGCCGGGGGGGCTGTTTTTCATCATGGCCGCGTCGATTGGCGCCTATTCGCCCCTGGGGATTCTCGATGTCCCCCTCTTTGTGGGCTTGGTCAGCATGGGCGGCCTGCTCGCCTGCCTCATCGCCTTCTTCTACAGCCTTTACGACCTGCGCACCCGTCCTCCCGGCCCGGTCCCGGAGCGCCCCTCGCCAAGTTTTGACTTCCTGGTTTTCGATCCGGTGGTGATCGGCCTCTTTGTTGGGGTGTCACTGGCCCTCGCCCAGCTTTTCCAACTCCACAACGCCTACTGGGTGCCGGTCAGTTGCTTGGCGGTCATTCAAGGCGTCAGCCTGCGGGCCGTGTGGAACCGGCAGGTCCATCGACTGGTAGGAACCGCCTTGGGCCTCGCGCTGGCCTGGGGACTGTTGATGCTGCCGCTCGACCCCTGGAGCCTGTCGCTGATCATGATGGGCCTGACCTTGATCATCGAGACCCTGGTGGTGCGCCATTATGCCTTTGCCGTGGTGTTCATTACCCCCTTGACCATTCTCCTGGTCGAGGCCGCCCAGTTGGGGCGGGGCGGCTCGCCTGCGCTGCTGATTGAAGCCCGGTTGTTCGATACCGTGCTGGGCTGCCTCGTCGGTTTGGTCGGCGGCTATTGCCTCCACAGCCCCCGCTTTCGGGCGATCGGACGCCAAGCCTTGCGTCGGCTGATTCCAGAAAGGTTGTTGCCTTAG
- a CDS encoding tetratricopeptide repeat protein produces MSTDLFLEGIDALANRRLDALGLLQVTDALSAQGQPQRAAQLYRLWLDSHPDAPERGPVLFNLSIALAASGDLGAAVASLDEALERDPAFHAARVNRGIFLSRTGDSEGAMASWHDVLERLGALTPEALHLKTLALRHLAHSLERAQREDEAEPVLRALLALESHDPEISQHWISTRQAQCCWPLLEPVETHTPATLRRRMPPLALAAHTDDPWLLLAAGAAYTPWRPEIAPLPCPARPTDDGTRRVRVGYVSADLRGHAVGSLVPEVFVGHDRTRFEIFAFYTGPAGLDGHRLRLQQSVEHWQELTGLDDDSAARQIAAADLDLLVDLNGHTDGARPGIIARRPAPILINWLGYPGTTGSPFHHYIIADDWIIPPSHEKYYSEKVLRLPCYQPNDLHREIGPVPSRAEAGLPEEAVVYCCFNAAYKITRFTFERWISVLAAVPDGVLWLLDPGRTTRERLQAEAQARGIDPARLVFAPRVPNPVHLARYALADLFLDTAPYGAHTTASDALWRGVPVLTWSGRAFASRVCGSLVRAAGLPDLVCKSPEDYTARAIMLGQDAEARQTLRARLAAAHETCVLFDMTALVRRLEALYEALPGAPLPVPDLTGLDTVLALGVTLDPDREEIGARPDYDDLYRALMADLPPAVQGPRGL; encoded by the coding sequence GTGAGCACAGACCTTTTCCTTGAGGGCATCGATGCCCTGGCCAACCGGCGGCTTGATGCCCTGGGCTTGTTGCAGGTCACCGACGCCCTGAGTGCCCAGGGCCAGCCTCAGCGCGCGGCCCAGCTCTACCGCCTCTGGCTCGACAGCCACCCCGATGCCCCGGAGCGCGGGCCTGTGTTGTTCAACCTCTCCATCGCCCTGGCTGCCAGTGGCGATCTAGGGGCTGCGGTTGCCTCCCTCGACGAGGCTCTGGAGCGCGACCCGGCCTTTCATGCCGCGCGGGTCAACCGAGGCATTTTCCTGTCGCGCACAGGCGACAGCGAAGGAGCCATGGCAAGCTGGCATGATGTCCTAGAGCGCCTGGGAGCCTTGACGCCCGAGGCGCTCCACCTCAAAACCCTGGCCTTGCGCCATCTCGCCCATAGCCTGGAGCGCGCCCAGCGCGAGGATGAGGCCGAGCCCGTCCTGCGCGCCCTCCTGGCCCTGGAGTCCCACGACCCCGAGATCAGCCAGCACTGGATCAGCACCCGACAAGCCCAATGCTGCTGGCCCTTGCTGGAACCGGTCGAAACCCACACCCCGGCGACCCTGCGCCGGCGCATGCCCCCCCTGGCCCTGGCCGCCCACACGGACGACCCCTGGCTGCTGCTGGCGGCCGGCGCCGCCTATACGCCTTGGCGCCCGGAGATCGCGCCCCTGCCCTGCCCGGCGCGACCGACGGACGACGGCACACGCCGGGTACGGGTGGGCTATGTGTCCGCGGACCTGCGCGGCCATGCGGTGGGCTCGCTGGTGCCCGAGGTGTTTGTCGGCCACGACCGGACCCGGTTCGAGATTTTCGCTTTTTACACCGGTCCGGCCGGGCTCGACGGCCACCGCCTGCGCCTGCAACAATCGGTCGAGCATTGGCAGGAGCTGACCGGCCTCGACGACGACAGTGCGGCGCGGCAGATTGCCGCCGCCGACCTCGACCTCCTGGTTGATCTCAACGGCCATACCGATGGGGCGCGCCCGGGCATCATCGCCCGCCGGCCCGCGCCGATCCTGATCAACTGGCTGGGCTATCCGGGCACCACCGGCAGCCCCTTTCACCATTACATCATCGCCGATGACTGGATTATTCCGCCGTCGCATGAAAAGTACTACTCGGAGAAGGTGCTTCGCCTGCCCTGCTACCAGCCCAACGACCTTCATCGCGAGATCGGCCCCGTGCCCAGCCGCGCCGAAGCCGGCCTGCCCGAGGAGGCCGTGGTCTATTGCTGCTTCAATGCCGCCTACAAAATCACCCGCTTTACCTTCGAGCGCTGGATAAGCGTGCTCGCGGCGGTGCCCGATGGGGTGCTGTGGCTGCTTGATCCCGGCCGCACCACCCGGGAGCGCCTCCAGGCGGAAGCGCAGGCCCGGGGCATCGATCCCGCCCGCTTGGTGTTTGCCCCCCGGGTCCCCAACCCGGTCCACCTCGCCCGCTATGCCCTGGCCGACCTGTTCCTCGATACGGCCCCCTACGGGGCGCACACCACGGCCTCGGATGCCTTGTGGCGTGGGGTGCCGGTGCTGACGTGGTCGGGCCGGGCCTTTGCCTCCCGGGTTTGCGGCAGCCTCGTGCGCGCCGCCGGCCTGCCCGATCTGGTTTGTAAGAGCCCGGAAGACTACACGGCGCGGGCCATCATGCTGGGGCAGGACGCCGAGGCCCGACAGACCCTGCGCGCACGCTTGGCCGCCGCCCACGAGACCTGTGTTTTGTTTGACATGACGGCCTTGGTGCGCCGGCTGGAAGCCTTGTACGAGGCCTTGCCCGGTGCCCCGCTCCCCGTGCCCGACCTTACCGGGCTCGACACCGTGTTGGCCCTGGGGGTCACGCTGGATCCCGACCGGGAGGAGATCGGCGCGCGACCGGACTACGACGACCTCTATCGGGCGTTGATGGCCGACCTGCCGCCAGCGGTGCAGGGTCCTCGGGGACTGTAA
- a CDS encoding light-harvesting protein: MADNTKVYPSGLTEKEAQEFHSWYTQGLGAWIVLSAFAHVFTYHYLPWF; the protein is encoded by the coding sequence ATGGCTGACAACACGAAGGTTTACCCGTCGGGTCTGACCGAGAAGGAAGCTCAGGAGTTCCACTCCTGGTACACCCAGGGCCTGGGCGCGTGGATCGTTCTGTCCGCGTTCGCTCACGTGTTCACCTACCACTACCTGCCCTGGTTCTAA
- the pufA gene encoding light-harvesting antenna LH1, alpha subunit → MWRVWLLVNPAQALFASAAILVTVVTIIHLFVLGGPLSQYLFKGFIEKGL, encoded by the coding sequence ATGTGGAGAGTTTGGCTGCTGGTTAACCCCGCTCAGGCCCTGTTCGCCTCTGCCGCCATTCTGGTGACCGTCGTCACCATCATTCACCTGTTCGTTCTGGGCGGCCCGCTGTCCCAGTACCTGTTCAAGGGCTTCATCGAGAAGGGCCTCTAA
- a CDS encoding FkbM family methyltransferase has protein sequence MTDVSGAATGSFQAFTGISVPVGLVDVGANFLDDPPPYTPVLAAGAASLVGFEPNPRALADLIARQGPGETYLPHAIGDGREHTLRVCRAEGMTSLLEPDPRVLGLFHGFSQWGEVLEHRLVPTVRLDDVPEIRVMDYLSMDIQGAELMALRHAEKRLAEAVMLRIEVEFLPLYKGQPLFADIDLFLRDRGFVLHCFSPLVKRTVQPLIVNNSVYEGLNQLLWADAVFVRDFTRPEIMTDHQLLALARLAHEIQGSFDLSLHLLQHYDQRTTADLAGRYRDRLLGEEQA, from the coding sequence ATGACCGATGTTTCTGGGGCCGCCACGGGTTCGTTTCAGGCTTTCACGGGGATCTCTGTGCCGGTGGGGCTTGTGGATGTCGGGGCCAACTTTCTCGATGACCCGCCGCCTTATACCCCTGTCCTTGCGGCGGGGGCGGCCTCTTTGGTGGGGTTCGAGCCCAACCCTCGCGCCCTGGCCGATCTCATCGCCCGCCAAGGGCCCGGCGAAACCTACCTGCCGCACGCCATCGGCGATGGTCGGGAGCACACCTTGCGGGTTTGTCGGGCCGAGGGCATGACCTCCTTGCTGGAGCCCGATCCCCGGGTGCTCGGCCTGTTTCATGGCTTTTCGCAGTGGGGCGAGGTCCTGGAGCACCGCCTTGTCCCCACCGTGCGCCTTGACGATGTGCCCGAAATTCGGGTCATGGACTATTTGTCCATGGACATCCAAGGGGCCGAACTGATGGCTCTGCGTCACGCCGAAAAGCGCTTGGCGGAAGCCGTGATGTTGCGCATCGAAGTTGAGTTTCTTCCCTTGTATAAGGGGCAGCCACTCTTTGCGGATATCGACCTTTTCTTGCGCGATCGGGGCTTTGTCCTGCATTGCTTCTCCCCCCTCGTCAAGAGGACCGTGCAGCCCTTGATTGTCAATAACAGTGTGTATGAGGGGCTCAATCAGCTCTTGTGGGCCGACGCCGTGTTTGTGCGTGACTTCACCCGCCCCGAGATCATGACCGACCATCAACTGCTGGCCCTCGCGCGTCTCGCGCATGAAATCCAGGGGTCGTTTGATCTCAGCTTGCACCTGTTGCAGCACTACGATCAGCGGACCACCGCCGATCTGGCCGGGCGGTATCGGGATCGTTTGCTGGGAGAGGAGCAGGCGTGA
- a CDS encoding radical SAM protein, producing the protein MPATFARPDLSERHPCFAPPRHAGPARAGRLHLPVSPACNITCTFCARGVDPTAARPGVARRLLRPQEALTITERALRLCPEISVVGIAGPGDTLATDHALDTFRLIHAAFPSLILCLSTNGLRLPERLDALVATGVQTLTVTVNAVDPVLQARISPVIAWQGRRVEGLAAAEILIASQLEGIRRAHDQGVSVKVNTVLIPGLNDRHVEAIAQAVAAAGASLFNIIPLIPQHGLADVPAPTPAQVARARLEAGTHLSVFSHCQRCRADAAGIPGVTDIAERLYDRRLDAETFSHG; encoded by the coding sequence ATGCCCGCGACGTTTGCCCGTCCCGACCTTTCCGAGCGCCACCCGTGCTTTGCCCCGCCTCGTCATGCCGGGCCGGCGCGGGCCGGCCGCTTGCATCTGCCGGTCAGTCCGGCGTGCAACATCACCTGCACCTTCTGTGCTCGGGGCGTTGACCCAACGGCGGCCCGGCCCGGGGTGGCGCGCCGCCTGCTCCGTCCCCAGGAGGCCCTGACGATCACCGAGCGGGCCCTGCGCCTGTGCCCGGAAATCTCGGTGGTGGGCATCGCTGGTCCGGGGGACACGCTGGCCACCGACCACGCCCTGGACACCTTCCGCCTGATTCACGCGGCGTTTCCGTCGCTGATCCTCTGCCTTTCGACCAATGGCCTGCGCCTGCCCGAGCGGCTCGACGCCCTGGTGGCTACAGGGGTGCAAACCCTCACGGTCACGGTCAACGCAGTGGACCCGGTGCTTCAGGCACGGATCTCCCCGGTGATTGCCTGGCAGGGGCGGCGCGTTGAGGGGCTGGCGGCGGCGGAGATCCTGATTGCCAGCCAACTGGAGGGCATCCGGCGCGCCCATGACCAGGGGGTGAGCGTCAAGGTCAACACGGTGCTCATCCCCGGGCTCAACGACCGGCACGTCGAGGCGATCGCCCAGGCGGTCGCAGCGGCCGGGGCCTCGTTGTTCAACATTATCCCCCTGATCCCCCAGCACGGGTTGGCCGATGTCCCGGCGCCCACCCCGGCCCAGGTGGCTCGGGCCCGCCTGGAGGCCGGCACGCATCTCAGCGTGTTTTCCCACTGCCAACGCTGCCGCGCCGATGCGGCGGGCATTCCCGGCGTCACCGACATCGCCGAGCGCCTCTATGACCGGCGCCTTGACGCCGAGACCTTCTCTCACGGCTAA